ACCGGCCCTACGAGTTCGGGATCGAACTGGTGGACGAATCCTCGGGCGTCGACTTTACGGAACTCCTCGGCCAGCCCGCCTGCCTGTCCGTCGCCGACAAAAGCGGCGGGGTCCGCCATGTCCACGGCCTCATCCGCCACTTCGCGCAGCTCCATACCTCCAACCTCCGCACCCACTACCGCTGCCTGCTCGTCCCGCGCCTGTGGTTCCTGAGCCTGATCACGGACCACCGCATATTCCAGAACATGAGCGTGCTCCAGATCATCGAGCAGATTCTGAAGGAGCAGAACTTCACCGGGAATTCCTACGCCTTCAAATGTTTCTTCGACTACGCTCCCCGCGAGTACTGCGTGCAGTACGGCGAAACGAGCCTGCATTTCATCTCCCGACTGTGCGAGGAGGAAGGCATCTACTTCTACTTCGAGCATTCCGCCGATCGGCATGTGCTCTGCTTTTCAGACCGCGAGGGCGGGCCGATGATCGGCGGCGAGAGCCTGCTGCGCTTCCATCCCGGCGCCGGGACCGAGACGGACACGGCCGTGGTCCGGGAAGTCGAACTGAATCAGGCCGTTGTCAGCGACGCCTTCACCTTCCGGGAATGGAACTTCGAGAAGACACGCCTGGACCTTCAGGTCGGCCAGGCGGAGACGGATTCCGTCAAGGCCCCTGTCCCCGCAGGAATGACGCTGGAGCGATACCGCTATCCCCATCTGTACCAGTTGCAGAAAGACGGCAGGCGTTACGCGGACATGGAGCTGCTACGCCATTTCAGTCTGAGCCGCTGGATCGATGTCCACACCGACGCGTCCCGGATGCTCCCCGGACATTCCTTCGAACTGTTCGGTCACCGCCGACCGGAACTCAACGCCCGCTGGTGGGTCGTGCGGGTCGAGCACCGCGGCGAGCAGCCGCAGGTGCTGGAGCACGAGGCTCCGGACCGGGGGATGACGTATGCGGCCAATGTCCGGGCCATCCCGATCACGACGCGCTTCGTGCCCGCGTCCGACCATCCCAAGATACGCATCCCGGAAAAGCAGACGGCCATCGTGACGGGTCCCGATGGCGAGGAGATCTTCCCGGACCGGTACGGCCGGGTGAAGGTGCAGTTCCACTGGGACCGTCTGGACAGGCGCGACGAGAACACGAGCTGCTGGATCCGCGTGTCCCAGGGTTGGGCCGGCGGCCAGTACGGCACCATGGCCATCCCACGGATCGGCCAGGAGGTTATCGTCTCATTCCTGGAGGGCGACCCGGACCGGCCCATCGTCACGGGCCGGGTCTACAACTCCGCCAACCCGGTCCCGTACTTCCTGCCCGAACACAAGACGCGCACGGTCTTCAAATCCCTGTCCTCGCCGAGCGGGGTCGGCTTCAACGAACTGCGCGTGGAGGACAGGAAAGGCCAGGAAGAAATCTTCGTCCATGCCGAGAAGGACGTGAACGTGCACGTGAAAAACGACTGGAAGGAACACGTCCTGCGCGACCAGCACCGCACCATCGACCATTTTTCCTACTCACTCGTGAAGGGCGAAGATCAGCAGACCGTGGAACAGGACCGCAAGGTCGAACTCCTGTCCGACGATCACCTGACGGTCAGGGGGAGCAGCCACAGCCGCTACGACGACTGGCTCCTCCAAGCCGGAACCGAGTCCCACGTGGCGGCCGGCCGCAAGACCGTCATCGAGGCCGGCTCGGAACTGACCATCAAGGCCGGTGGCGGCTTCATCAGGATCGACCCTTCAGGCGTGTACGTTGGCGGGACCAAGGTCAGGATCAACTCGGGCGGGAGTCCGGGGGTGGGAAGCGGAGCGAGGCCCCTGCTTCCTATACCACCCGAATATGTGGGCAAATACACGGAACATTTTGTCCTGCAGGACAATGAAAGTCGGTTTTGGGTCAACATGCCGTATGAGATATTGATGGAAGGCGACGAAATCGTTTCCGGAACGACGGATATGCAGGGAAGAACGCACGTTGAGGTTGACAAGTGTGTCAAGGAAGTTCGTCTCGGCTTGTCATCTGCTTTTAATGCTGATTTGGAGTAATATATGACTGAGCATGTCAAAAATAAATATATGAAAAAATTTATTCTCATTCTTATTGTTATGTTTATGTTTTACTTCACAATTCCAATAATTTTTGAATTTTATAAAAAATTAGGCGCGAGAAAGTTATCTGAAAAATTCAGCCCTGGAGAAAGATATAAAGTCGAATATTACATACCTCTTGATTATAAATATTTATTATTTCCTTTTGATAGTCCATTTTTTGTTAAAATTTATGATTTTAAAGAGAAAAAATATATTTTCGAGAGCGATGTTTATGAAATGGGTCAAGGGACAGGTATATCTTGGCCACAAAGAGGTCTCCCTAACATTATAGTTGGGACAGGCATAATAACTCACGATTTAGAATTGGAGGAATATCATGCCGCTCCGTAGTGAGTCTGTTGATGTATTTTTAGAATCCACTTTTTCAGCGATATCACGCCTCAGCGATGCAAATATTTCTGAGGGCAAGATCGTTGTTATCAACAGACTGAAAATGACAGATCTGCCAAAAGTGATGACCAAGATGGGATGGACTGTCGCGCCACAATTGATGGAGCGATGGTTTGAAAGTGATGCATTCGTATTAGACGAATATTTGAGGAAAAAATATTTTGATGATCCTCTAGATATCCCTGCTATCCATTATAACGATAAAATAGTGACCATGGAGTGGGCACTCACATTCGAACGCGTAAGAAATGAATATGACAATATTTTTCGAAATATAAATACAGTAGCAGCAATAAAGAAATTGAAAGACCACGTAATCAATCACAAATTATTTGATGATGGTTCGCGCTTAGGCAATATCGGCATGAACGCCCGTGAACTCAACGCCCATTGCCAGATCCAAACCCAGATGTTTGGCTCACGCACGGATACCATTGACGATCTGTATGGTGCCATCGGGTTGGGCATGCTGCAGCTTGCCGTCGTCGGCGAAGTGCAGCGCGGCATCAACAAAGATTCATTTCGGGTGGACAATATCGGAGTGTATCTCAAAGACGCCTATGAGTTCAATGGGTTTCAGTTTCTTGGATGTTGGACCAACGAGAAGACATTCGGAAAGGCTGAAATATTGGGTCGTGCAGCGGCTCAAGCATATCGATTGAAGTCTCCGGAAGCTGCACTGGCTGCAAAATTCATCAAGACGGACCAGCCTGTGTTTCATGTTCACAATCATGACTTTCGAAACTACCGGGAAAAGCATGGAAAGGGTGGCGATTTCATCATCTATTCCGATGTGAAATGGACTCCCGGATACGGCTTGACAATCCCGCTTGGAGATGCGCTGCGAAACGTCCCCGCGTTTGCGGGATCATGATCGGCATCCGATGTGTCAACGGAACTCTCAAGGACGATATTTGAAAC
This region of Desulfomicrobium escambiense DSM 10707 genomic DNA includes:
- a CDS encoding type VI secretion system Vgr family protein, with product MPHPTADSSWFTFEAPADHAFRVFAFTGIEEAHRPYEFGIELVDESSGVDFTELLGQPACLSVADKSGGVRHVHGLIRHFAQLHTSNLRTHYRCLLVPRLWFLSLITDHRIFQNMSVLQIIEQILKEQNFTGNSYAFKCFFDYAPREYCVQYGETSLHFISRLCEEEGIYFYFEHSADRHVLCFSDREGGPMIGGESLLRFHPGAGTETDTAVVREVELNQAVVSDAFTFREWNFEKTRLDLQVGQAETDSVKAPVPAGMTLERYRYPHLYQLQKDGRRYADMELLRHFSLSRWIDVHTDASRMLPGHSFELFGHRRPELNARWWVVRVEHRGEQPQVLEHEAPDRGMTYAANVRAIPITTRFVPASDHPKIRIPEKQTAIVTGPDGEEIFPDRYGRVKVQFHWDRLDRRDENTSCWIRVSQGWAGGQYGTMAIPRIGQEVIVSFLEGDPDRPIVTGRVYNSANPVPYFLPEHKTRTVFKSLSSPSGVGFNELRVEDRKGQEEIFVHAEKDVNVHVKNDWKEHVLRDQHRTIDHFSYSLVKGEDQQTVEQDRKVELLSDDHLTVRGSSHSRYDDWLLQAGTESHVAAGRKTVIEAGSELTIKAGGGFIRIDPSGVYVGGTKVRINSGGSPGVGSGARPLLPIPPEYVGKYTEHFVLQDNESRFWVNMPYEILMEGDEIVSGTTDMQGRTHVEVDKCVKEVRLGLSSAFNADLE
- a CDS encoding DUF6402 family protein; the protein is MPLRSESVDVFLESTFSAISRLSDANISEGKIVVINRLKMTDLPKVMTKMGWTVAPQLMERWFESDAFVLDEYLRKKYFDDPLDIPAIHYNDKIVTMEWALTFERVRNEYDNIFRNINTVAAIKKLKDHVINHKLFDDGSRLGNIGMNARELNAHCQIQTQMFGSRTDTIDDLYGAIGLGMLQLAVVGEVQRGINKDSFRVDNIGVYLKDAYEFNGFQFLGCWTNEKTFGKAEILGRAAAQAYRLKSPEAALAAKFIKTDQPVFHVHNHDFRNYREKHGKGGDFIIYSDVKWTPGYGLTIPLGDALRNVPAFAGS